Part of the Desulfovibrio litoralis DSM 11393 genome, TGTGTAAATAATGGAAACTCAGTTGTTTTGATGTTATTTACGGTAAATTCATAAGGACTGCCGATAATATCACCTGCGATTGCTCCAAACATGCTGTTTTCCTTTTGTTGCTTTTTTATGTTGTTTTGTTTCCGCCACGTTGTGCAAATCTTGTCCAATTTTTAAATAAAAAGATATATAAACAAAGACTTGATTGCACCATTTGAGAAATCAACATGGCAAAAAACACTCCCGAGGCGTTTTTCCAAATAATATGCCCCATGATATAGGCAAGGGGTAGGCGGACACACCAAATAGAAAAACTATTGGCATAAAATGGATAAATAGTTGCACCGGCACCGCTGAGTAAGCCTGTTAAAATCATGCTGGCAACGGTAAATGGCGTAGAAAGAATGTTAAATTTCAGATAATTCATACATTCTTGCATAACAGCGGGATCAGGGGCAACAAAGGCGGCTATTGTTGGAACAAAAAACCATAATATTGCTGCAAAACTGCTCATTGTTCCACAACCAAGACCTAAGATTTTTAACCCGACTCTTTTGGCTTCAAGTTTTTTCCCTGCTCCGAGGCAATTTCCGATTAAGACGGCTCCGGTTAAGTTAAAAGCCAAAGCCGGCATGAATAACATTGATTCAACACGCATACCGGCGGTCATTCCCGCCATAGCGGTTTCGCTGTTTTTCGGCAATGCGTTGGTTATTCCAATTAACACAAGGTAGCCGATTTGCCATAAAAGTTGCATTCCGGCAGAGGGTATGGCAACTTTTATCAAATAAGGAAGAGCTGCTTTGTTCCAACGCCAACTGGCAATGGATTCGCTTTTAAATAATTGGAGTTTTATGAGCATTACAAAGTTAAAGACAGCTCCGGCAAAGACTGAAATTAAGCTTGCCCAAGCAATTGCGTTTGCCCCAAAAGCAGGCAATCCAAACCAACCAAGTCCAAAACCAAGATCTAAAAAGGCGTTGATCAAAAATACTATAAATGTAGTAATAAGTGGAAGATAAACGGCTTTGTATGCCCTAAAAACTGCGTTGCTCAAAACGAGTAAATAGTGGGCGGGTAATGCTAAAAGATAGATTTGCCAAAAGTTTTTTGTTGTGGGCATTAACTGGTCAGAAACATGCAACAAGTTTAGAAAAGTTTGTTGAAAGATGATAGCAACAGGTAAGACCAAAAGACAAAAAACAAGCCCTAAACCTAACGATAGACCGGTATAACGAATTGCCCTTAGATTAAGTCTTGCACCGATAGCTTGGCTTATAGAGGCTACTGAGGCGTTTGCCAATGCCGTAGCGATTACTATAAGCACAAACTGACATTGTGTTACTATTCCGATTACTGCCTGAACATCGGGGCTGATACGTCCGGCAACAACCACATCGGTAAAACCAATACCAAAATGGAAAATAGTCATTAGTATTTGTGGAAAGGTTAAGTTCCAAATTTGTTTAAGACCAAGTTCTTGATTGGGGTTAAATGTTGTTTTGGTATTGGTAAATTTCTTTAACATTTATTTTCTTAACTTATCACTGTATTAAGCAGAGTAGTTAAATCTTTTGAGGGATTTTTTATTTCAATTGAATTAAACAAATCGGTGATACTTTGTCTTTTTCTAATAAGTTCCAATTTCCCTGAGCTTGTAATAAGAAGTTCGGCAGGACGCAGGCGCATATTATAATTTGAACTCATGGAAAAACCATAAGCCCCCGCATCTAACAAAGCAACAAGATCGCCCTCATTTATTTCCGGCAAATTACGCATTTTTGCCAAAATATCTCCGCTTTCACAGATATTTCCCGTTATTGTTTGCGGAATAAACTCCACAGCCTCTTCTTTATCGTAATTTTCACGAAATACTTCTATTTCGTGATAGGCATCATAAAGCATGGGGCGGGCAAGAATATTAAACCCAATATCGGTTCCAACAAACGTTGTTTCGGCGTTTTGTTTGGTTGAATATACTGTTCCTAAAACCAAACCTGATTCCGCAGGAATATAACGCCCGGGTTCTATCATAAATGAGCCGTTATAGCCTGTTTTTTTGCGGAAACTTGTAAGAAGAGAATCAAGTTTTTCCCCTGTTTGTTTTAAATCAAGGCGTGGTTCTGAGGCGTGTTTATGATAAGGAATTCCAAAACCGCCTCCAAAATCAATGATTTCAAGCTGTTTTAAATCGAGTTGTTCGGCAAAATCAAGCAACCATTCTACAGCTTGAAGGTAAGAACTTGGCTCCATAAACAAAGAGCCAATATGTTGGTTTATGCCTGTAAGTTGTAGATTATATTCTTTTAAAATGTCTTGTACATCAGGAAGCTCATCGGGGTTGACTCCAAACTTGGTTTCTTTTCCTGCCGTGATAACTTTTTTATGGTGTCCTGCTCCTATTCCGGGATTAAAACGCAACATTACTTTTGAGTTTGGTGAAACTTTTCCAAACATTTCAAGTTGTGCCAGAGAATCAAGACCGATTATTTTACAATTTTTTGTTCCTAAGAGCATTTCTTCGCTTGAGATATTGTTAGAAACATAACTGATATGTTCTTTTGTGTATCCTGCGGCTAAGGCGGTACAAAGCTCGCCCGGAGACATTACATCAACGTCGATTCCTTCTTCTCGCATAATATTAAGCAAAAAAGGATTGCTGTTGGCTTTTGATGAATAACTGACGGTAAACTTTGAGTCTTTAGATAGGTTTTTAAAATCTCGACAGCGAGTTCTTAAAACATCTTCATTGTATACATAAAGAGGACTTAGATATTTTTTGATTAAATCAAAGGGGTTGTGTCCTTTAAAAAAATCTATTGAATCAGTATATGGTGCGAATAAACTTTGCATTGTTTTTCTCTTTTCAATAAGCAACATGTTGCTTTTATTTGTGTTTTTATCGTTTTACTTGTGGGTTATAAAAGTAACTGAAATTATTCTTTTAATTTGCGAATAAAGCTGTGTTTACGCTTTTTTACGAACAAGCTCCGTGCCTACGCCGTGGTCGGTAAAAAGCTCTAATAAGATGCCGTTTTCTACTCTTCCGTCAGTGATAATTACCTTTTCCACTCCGTCTTGCAGGGCTTCTAAGGCACACTTTACTTTAGGAATCATACCACCTTGCAGAGTTCCGTCTTCAAATAAACTCAATACGCTTGAAATATCCAAAGAGTTAAGCAATTTTTTGTCTTTATCCATAATTCCGGCAACGTCTGTTAACAATAACAGTCGTTTGGCTTTTAAAGCCCCGGCAACCGCTCCGGCAACGGCATCGGCATTAATATTATAAGTTTCGCCTTCTTCATCGCCGCCAACGGGAGCGATAACAGGAACATAGCTGTCTCGTAAAAGGGCATGAATCAGTTTGGTGTCGATAAACATAACTTCGCCGACTTTACCAAGATCAATAATTTCCGGTGCTTGGTGTGCTGGGTTGTGTATGACCATTTCCATTTTGCGTGCTTTAATCATCTGTCCGTCTTTACCGGAAAGACCAACGGCTTTAACGCCACTTTGGTTAAGGGCGTTGACGATTTCTTTGTTTACTCTTCCGACTAAGACCATTTCAACAACATTCATGGTGGCATCATCGGTAACCCTTAAGCCTTGGCGAAAGGTAGAATTTATATTAAGCTGTTCAAGCATTTTTCCAATTTGAGGGCCACCACCGTGAACGACCACAACGTTGATTCCCACATACTGCAATAAGGCAATATTTAAGGCAAAAGCTTTTTGCAAGGCTTCGTTTGTCATGGCGTGTCCGCCGTATTTTATTACGATTGTTTCGCCTTTAAACTTGCGAATATAAGGTAAAAATTCCATTAATAATTTAGCTTGAGCTTGAATATTTTTCATACCTTTATCCTTTTTTGAGAGGTTGGGTTGATAAGAGTTTTGTTTTTTATAATATATAACGGCTTAAATCTTTATCTTCACGCACGTCTGTCAAATGTTCTTTCACATAGTTGCTGTCGATAGTAATTTTTTCTCCATTTTTATCGGGAGCTTCAAAAGACAGGTCGGACAAAATATGTTCCATAATTGTATATAACCTTCTTGCCCCGATATTTTCCGTGTTTTTATTGGTTTCTTCGGCAAAAGCAGAGATTTCTACCAACGCATCAGAGCTAAAGTCAAGTTCTACGTTTTCTGTTTTTAATAGGGCAGAATATTGTTTTACCAAAGAATTTTCCGGTTCTTGTAAAATGCGTAAAAATTCATCTTTTCCCAAAGCTTCAAGTTCAACTCTTAACGGAAAGCGTCCTTGTAATTCTGGAATTAAATCTGCGGGTTTGGCATAATGGAACGCACCGGCGGCGATAAATAAAATATGATCTGTTTTGATCATTCCGTATTTAGTATTCACCGTACTGCCTTCTACGATAGGCAATAAATCTCTTTGAACACCTTCGCGAGATACGTCTGAACCACGATTTGCACTGTTGGCAACGGCAATTTTGTCTATTTCGTCAAGGAATATGATACCGCCTTGTTCAACTCTTTCTTTGGCAGTTTCAATTACTTTATCGTGTTCTATTAGCTTTTCGCTTTCTTGTTGGATTAAATTTTCATAGGCGGTTCCAATTTTAAAGCGTTTTGTTTGACGCTTTGCCGGAAACGCTTTTCCAAAAAGGTCTTTCATCTGATCGCCAACTTGTTCTAAACCGGGAACAGACAAAATTTCAATGCCAACCGTAGCTGTTTCAACTTCCATTTCAACTTCACGGTCATTTAACTTACCCGCTTTCCAAAGTGAACGCAATTTTTCTCTGGTTGAATTACTTTCACTTGATGCTGTGGTGTTTGTATTTTGTTCATCAGATAATTGTGTTGTCGGAAGGGGTGGTCGTCCGTCTCCGTAAGCGACAAAATCAACGTTTGAATCATTGTTTGGTTGAATATAATTTACTTTTGGTTTTGGTGGTAAAAGAAGATCTAATAGGCGTTCTTCGGCGAGTAATTCGGCACGCTCTTTTACGGCTTCGGCGGCTTCTTTTTTTACTAAGTTTACGCCTATTTCCATTAAATCACGGATCATTGATTCAACATCTCGACCAACGTAACCGACTTCGGTATATTTCGTAGCTTCTACTTTGATAAAAGGAGCCCCGCTTAATTTTGCCAAGCGTCTGGCTATTTCTGTTTTTCCGACGCCTGTTGGTCCTATCATAATAATATTTTTAGGAGAAACTTCGTCTTTAAGCTCTTTATCAAGGTGTTGTCTACGCCAACGATTACGCATGGCAATTGCGACCATACGTTTTGCATCACCTTGTCCAATGATATATTTATCTAATTCTTGTACTATTTCGCGAGGTGTTAAATGACTCATTTTTTATCCTTATAGTTTTTTATATTCATTGTTGTTAACTTGAATATCTAAAAAATAATCTGGTATTTGTGAATATGAAAAAATTTAATATAAAACAAATAAGTTGCTTATGTTATAAGTCAATCAAAAATTTGCTTTAATATACAATCTATACGCTGTTTATAAGAATGTTCTTTTAAAATAAGAGCGTTCCACTCATCTTTGAGCTCAAAATAGAGTTTGGAATTTTCCAAAAAAGAGTCAAGTAGAGGCAAGATTTCATTTTTTTTATGAAAGCTGATCCGTTTGACCATATCAGATGGAAAAATATCCATGCCTTTGTGATAATCTGTGATTAAAAAACCGCCACTACTCCAAACATCAAAACAACGTTGGTTTAAGCCTTGAGGTAATAAAAAGCTTGTTGCATTTAAGGTAAACATACTTTTCTTATAGAGTGTTGGTAATTGAGAGTAATAGTCAACAGGAGGGTTAACTTTTACACTTGGCGGAAGTAAGTTTTTCCAAGCTGAGTCTCCATATACAAGCGGATTATATAAGGAAAGAGCGTTAATGCAATTCATACGCCATAAAGCCGAGCTATTATCGGCACCAAAGGCGGCGAGACGAAAGTTTTTATTGTTTAAACTAAGCTGAATATTTAATTTTTTAAGCCACCAAAAAAAGTCAGGGCGTTCTCCTTGGCTGTTTGTATAAAATTGTTCCGCTTCTCGTTCGATTTCTATAGGTATTTTTAATCCGGAGAAAAAGCCGACTTTATTGGGAAAGGCGGAATTTCCCACAAAAATCAGGCGTGATTCATGATTTTTAAAGCTGTTTTTTAAAGAATCTTTATTTTTATCAAACTTGAATAGAGAGTCTTGGTTTTCGGACTTAGCTTTAAAAATATCCGAATCACAAGCCAAGGGAAGATGGGTAATATTTTTTGTTCCAAGTTTTTTTAAATCGGGAATTAAACTGTTGTCTGTGCAAAACAAATAAAGTTCTTGCCAAAATTTAGACTTTAAAAGAGTTATAATGTTCCATGGATTATCTACAAACCAAGAGGCACATTCAACGCCGAGTTCTCGGAGTAAGAAAAATTTTTCTCCGAAAGTGCCAAACCCTTCACAATTTAAACTGAAATATAAACTCGGTTTATGCTGATAGATAAGGGTTTTTAGATTTAAGTGCGTACAATCTTTTTCTATATGAATTATCTTAAAACCGGCGTTCTGAAAGGCGTTTGTCAGTTCAAAATGTAAAAGATTTTTTTCTGAACTAACTAAAAACAAAGTTTTTTCTGTGGTTTTTTGAAAAGATGAGGCATTATCTTGATAAATTTCGATTTTATTTATAATGCTCCACCAAAATGATGGAAAAAGAGTGTCGGCTTGTTGATATTGTATAATAAGAGTTTTGTGTTGAAGTATCTCTTCTAAATCTTCTTTATTAATACGTTTTAAATAGCTAGGAATATTAGCTAAATATTCAGCACTCATTTGCTTTAAAAAATCATCATTCTCTATATAATAAATTGGAATATTTTGTTTGTGATATTTATTTAGTAAGGTTTCAAGATATTTAGGGTCGTCGCCAAGCCCTAAGATTAAAATAGCCTTTGGAATATTTATATTTTTTGTTGCAGTATTATTGTTTGAAACAGAGCGTAGAATAAAAGCTTCTTCTCCTGAGCTTAAACTTTGTTTTAACCCAATTTCTGAATAGACTTGAAGTCTGATTTTTCTTTGATTATTTGGCATAAATAGCGTGTCTTTATTTGTAACATTCTGTAATTATTATTTATATTTAAACTTGGCTTAGTTGAGTTTTTAATATAAAGTACGAAATTAAGCCTAAAATAGGTTTAGCTGCAATAGGTTTATTTGGTGCTTTTTATACTTTGTTTATTAAAAATGGATATGCAGAGAATAAATATAAAACATATTGAGATAAAATTGAAGTTATAATTATATGAAAAAATATCGTGATTATTATTTTTTGCAAGCCAAGAAAGACAATTATCCGGCTCGTTCGGTATATAAACTAAAAGAAATTGAAGATAAACTCAAACTTTTTAAAAAGGGTATGAAAGTCTTAGATTTAGGAGCTGCTCCCGGGTCTTGGAGCTTATGTGCCGGAGAGCTTGTCGGCTTTAGCGGAAAAGTGCTTGGAGTTGATTTACAAGAAACCCATACGGCCTTTCCCGTTAATGTTAAGTTTATGCAAGGTGATGTCTTTGAACTTAGCCCGGAGATAGAAGAAGCGATTAAACAACTTGAACCTTTTGATATTATTATGAGTGATATGGCTCCTCGTACTATTGGCAATAAATTTACCGATCAGATGCGTTCTGCTGACTTATGTCGAGAGGCTTTAGAGCGGGCGAAACAACATTTATTGCCTGAGGGTGCTTTTATCGTAAAAATTTTTATGGGGCCTGAATATGAGGCATTTGTGAAGGAAATGCGTTGTGTTTTTGATAAAGTTAAGACTGTTAAGCCCAAAAGTTCTCGCTCGGAAAGTAAGGAAATTTTTATCGTAGGGTTAGGATTTAAAAAAGAGCTTTGCGATTAAATTGTTTTCATAAATAATATATTGAATTAATAAAAATTTTTTAATATTAAAAATAAAAATTAGATTGCAAACAAATATTTGGAGGAAAAATGGCCGGACATAGTAAATGGAAAAATATTCAACATCGTAAAGGTCGTCAAGACGCAAAAAAAGGTAAAGATTTTACCAAGGCGGCAAAAGAAATCATTATTGCTGCTAAATCAGGCGGAGACCCGAACTATAACCCTCGCTTGCGTGCAGCGATTGCAGCAGCGAAAGAAGTTAACCTACCTAAAGATAAAATAGACACAGCTATTCGCAAGGGTACGGGCGAAGAAGCTGGCGGAGACCTTGCCGAAATTACTTATGAAGGTTACGGTCCGGGCGGTGTTGCGATTTTAGTCGAAGTTGCAACAGATAACCGTAATCGTACGGTCGCCGAAGTACGCAGTATTATTTCTAAGGGCGGTGGCTCTATGGGTGAAGCCGGCTGTGTTTCTTGGATGTTTGAACGTAAAGGCGTATTTTCCGTTGATAAAAAGAAATATACCGAAGATGAACTTATGGAAGCAGGTCTTGAAGCCGGTATTGATGATGTGATTGATAGCGATGATACTTGGGAATTGCATTGTAAAGCGGTTGATTTTGATAATTTGCGCCAGGCTTTGGAAAATGCCAAAATCGTTGTGCTTGACTCTCAACTTGCAATGATTCCGCAAAATACCATTGCCGTTGATATCGAAGTTGCCAGAAAATTACTTAAACTTATTGATACACTTGAAGATAATGATGATGTTCAAAATGTATTCTCTAATTTTGATATTCCTGAAGAATTGTTGTCGGAACTCTAATCGTTTTTGAAATTTAGATAATGAATAAAGATATTAAAGTAATAGGAATAGACCCCGGCTCGCAAAACATGGGCTGGGGTATTGTTCAAGAAAGTTCAGGTGTGTTGAAACTTGTTGCTTGTGGAATTATACGTCCAAAGGCAAAAGAGTTTTCTTTGCGTTTAGGTGAAATTTTTTCTGAACTTATTGAAATATTAAAACTTCATAAAGTAGATGAGGCAAGCGTAGAAGATATTTTTACCCATAAAAATGTTTCATCTGCTTTAAAACTCGGGCAAGCCAGAGGCGTGGCGATTGCGGCTTGTGCCTTATATAAATTACCTGTATACAGTTTTGAACCAAGAGTGATAAAAAAAAATTTGGTTGGAAACGGGGGTGCTGAAAAAAGCCAAGTTTCTTTTATGGTTTCACGCTTACTTGGAGTAAAAGAAGATTGGGGCGTTGACGCAGGAGACGCTTTGGCGGCGGCTATTTGTCATTTAAACAGCCGACGCATGACTCTATTGACTAAAAGATAAGTCAATTTTATCGGCATCTTTTCTTTCTTTTAAAACAATTTTTTATCTTGCCAACTTTATTTTATTATTTAATAACAAACATACAACAGAAGATTTTTTATGCTCGCTTATATTGAAGGACGTTTACTGGAAACAACAACAAATTCGGCTATTTTACTTAGTGCCGGTGGTGTTGGTTATGAAGTTTTTATGACGAGTGCAAGTCTGTCTCAATTGCCAAATAAAGGTGAAACTGTTTGTGTTTATCTTTATACTGTGGTTAGAGAAGACGCTCTTGAATTATATGGTTTTTTTAGTTGGGACGAACGCCAAACTTTTATTTTGTTAACTTCAATTTCCAAAGTTGGAGCAAAAACCGCTTTAAGTATTCTAGCAACTTTTCGTCCTGATGATTTAAGAAAAATTGTTTTGGAAGACAATATTGAGGCTTTAACCAGAGTTTCGGGAATTGGTAAGAAAACGGCACAGCATGTCTTTTTAGAGCTGAAATATAAGCTTAAAACAGATGATATTAGTAGTGGTTCTATGATCTTAAGCGGCTCGTCTCCGTCTGTTTTAAGAGAGGCGGTAACAGGTTTGTTAAACTTGGGTTATGCTGAAGAGGAAGCAGAAAAAACTGTTAGAGAAGTTTTAAGCTCTACCCCTGAGCTTGATGTTTCCGGGGCTTTAAGAGCCGCCTTAAAGAAACTTGCCTCGTTATCTGGGCGAAGATAAAGAAGTTTAACTTTTGGTTGTTTCTGTTCAAAACAATAAAGATGTGAGATATAACCAACGTATAGGAGCAAGAGATGACGCATTCCGATCAGGGTGTGGAAACCTCAAATATACATAATATTGATGAGACTATTCGTCCGAAAAGGCTTGATGACTTTATAGGACACAAAGCACTCAGAGAAAACCTTAAAGTCTATATCCAAGCCGCCTTAGAACGAGGTCAGGCTTTGGATCATACTATTTTTTATGGTAATCCCGGTCTTGGAAAAACAACTCTGGCTCAAATTATGGCGTCAGAACTTGGGGTTAATCTTGTATCAACTTCCGGTCCTGTCTTGGAACGTAGCGGAGACTTGGCGGCGATTTTAACCAACTTGGGTAAACACGATATTCTCTTTGTTGATGAAATTCACCGTATGCCTATCAGTGTTGAAGAAGTTCTTTACCCAGCTATGGAAGATTTTAAATTAGACTTGGTCGTAGGGCAAGGACCGGCGGCAAGAACCGTTAAGATTGACCTTGAACCTTTTACTTTAGTTGGGGCAACAACACGCATCGGTTTGTTGTCTTCTCCTTTGCGAGATCGTTTTGGCGTAATACAGCGCTTAGAGTTTTATACGCCTGATGAACTTGCAAAAATAGTTACGCGTACAGCTCGTATTTTAAAAGTAAAAATTAGTCCTGATGGTGCTTTGGAAATTGGTAAACGTTCTAGGGGAACTCCGCGTATTGCCAACAGACTTTTACGCCGTGTCAGAGATTTTTGTGCGGTTAACGGAGCCAAAAAACTTGGTGTGGAAGAAGCTTCGCAGGCTTTGGAGCGTATGGACGTTGATGAAATCGGTTTGGATTATATGGACAGAAAAATGTTACAAGTTTTGATAGAGTTTTACAATGGTGGTCCTGTTGGTTTAAAGACTTTGGCAACGGCTTGTTCGGAAGATGTCCGTACTTTAGAAGATATTTATGAACCATATTTGATTCAGTGTGGTTTTTTACAGCGTACCCCAAGAGGCAGAATAGCAACACCCAAAGCGTATCTTCATTTAAAGACAGGGCTTTTAAAATAATACTTATTTCAAAGCGTATGAAAAAACGGAGTAACTTTTTTAATAGGGTTACTCCGTTTTATGTTTTTACATTTCTTCGCTTAAAGAAAGGGCGGCTTCAAAAATCCCTTCTGATAGAGTAGGGTGAGCGTGGATAGTTTGGGCGATATCTTTAACACTTGCTCTCATTTTTAACGCCAAAGTTAACTCAGCGATTAATTCGGAAGATGTCCGTACTTTAGAAGATATTTATGAACCATATTTGATTCAGTGTGGTTTTTTACAGCGTACCCCAAGAGGCAGAATAGCAACACCCAAAGCGTATTTTCATTTAAAGACAGGGCTTTTAAAATAATACTTATTTCAAAGTGTATGAAAAAACGGAGTAACTTTTTTAATAGGGTTACTCCGTTCTATGTTTTTATATTTCTTCGCTTAAAGAAAGGGCGGCTTCAAAAATCCCTTCTGATAAAGTAGGGTGGGCGTGGATAGTTTGGGCGATGTCTTTAACACTTGCTCTCATTTTTAACGCCAAAGTTAACTCAGCGATTAATTCGGTCGCATAAGCCCCTGAAATATTTGCACCAAGCAAACGCCCCGTTTTTGTTTCCGCTACTAGCTTAACCAAGCCGGGAAGTTCGCCGAGAGCGTGGGCTTTTCCTAACTCACGCATTAAGACTGATGTGGTTTTAACCTCTAAGCCTTTTGCTTTGGCTTCTTGTTCGGTTATTCCGACTGTTCCTATTTCGGGCATTGTGAAGATAGCACTTGGTACAACGCTGTAGTCCATTTTTTCAGTTTCGCCAAAAATGTTTTTGATTACACATAACCCCTCGGCAGCAGCGACATGAGCCAACATTATTTTAGTTGGTCCCAGAACATCGCCTATCGCATAAATATTCTTTATAGAGCTTTCAAGATAATCATTTACTTTAATCCAGCCTCGTTCATCAGTTGAAACACCAACTTGTTCAAGATTTAAACCTTGAGTTTGGGGAATGCGTCCGACACTGATTAATACGGTA contains:
- a CDS encoding RlmE family RNA methyltransferase, coding for MKKYRDYYFLQAKKDNYPARSVYKLKEIEDKLKLFKKGMKVLDLGAAPGSWSLCAGELVGFSGKVLGVDLQETHTAFPVNVKFMQGDVFELSPEIEEAIKQLEPFDIIMSDMAPRTIGNKFTDQMRSADLCREALERAKQHLLPEGAFIVKIFMGPEYEAFVKEMRCVFDKVKTVKPKSSRSESKEIFIVGLGFKKELCD
- the hslU gene encoding ATP-dependent protease ATPase subunit HslU, which encodes MSHLTPREIVQELDKYIIGQGDAKRMVAIAMRNRWRRQHLDKELKDEVSPKNIIMIGPTGVGKTEIARRLAKLSGAPFIKVEATKYTEVGYVGRDVESMIRDLMEIGVNLVKKEAAEAVKERAELLAEERLLDLLLPPKPKVNYIQPNNDSNVDFVAYGDGRPPLPTTQLSDEQNTNTTASSESNSTREKLRSLWKAGKLNDREVEMEVETATVGIEILSVPGLEQVGDQMKDLFGKAFPAKRQTKRFKIGTAYENLIQQESEKLIEHDKVIETAKERVEQGGIIFLDEIDKIAVANSANRGSDVSREGVQRDLLPIVEGSTVNTKYGMIKTDHILFIAAGAFHYAKPADLIPELQGRFPLRVELEALGKDEFLRILQEPENSLVKQYSALLKTENVELDFSSDALVEISAFAEETNKNTENIGARRLYTIMEHILSDLSFEAPDKNGEKITIDSNYVKEHLTDVREDKDLSRYIL
- the lysA gene encoding diaminopimelate decarboxylase; the protein is MQSLFAPYTDSIDFFKGHNPFDLIKKYLSPLYVYNEDVLRTRCRDFKNLSKDSKFTVSYSSKANSNPFLLNIMREEGIDVDVMSPGELCTALAAGYTKEHISYVSNNISSEEMLLGTKNCKIIGLDSLAQLEMFGKVSPNSKVMLRFNPGIGAGHHKKVITAGKETKFGVNPDELPDVQDILKEYNLQLTGINQHIGSLFMEPSSYLQAVEWLLDFAEQLDLKQLEIIDFGGGFGIPYHKHASEPRLDLKQTGEKLDSLLTSFRKKTGYNGSFMIEPGRYIPAESGLVLGTVYSTKQNAETTFVGTDIGFNILARPMLYDAYHEIEVFRENYDKEEAVEFIPQTITGNICESGDILAKMRNLPEINEGDLVALLDAGAYGFSMSSNYNMRLRPAELLITSSGKLELIRKRQSITDLFNSIEIKNPSKDLTTLLNTVIS
- a CDS encoding YebC/PmpR family DNA-binding transcriptional regulator: MAGHSKWKNIQHRKGRQDAKKGKDFTKAAKEIIIAAKSGGDPNYNPRLRAAIAAAKEVNLPKDKIDTAIRKGTGEEAGGDLAEITYEGYGPGGVAILVEVATDNRNRTVAEVRSIISKGGGSMGEAGCVSWMFERKGVFSVDKKKYTEDELMEAGLEAGIDDVIDSDDTWELHCKAVDFDNLRQALENAKIVVLDSQLAMIPQNTIAVDIEVARKLLKLIDTLEDNDDVQNVFSNFDIPEELLSEL
- the ruvA gene encoding Holliday junction branch migration protein RuvA, which gives rise to MLAYIEGRLLETTTNSAILLSAGGVGYEVFMTSASLSQLPNKGETVCVYLYTVVREDALELYGFFSWDERQTFILLTSISKVGAKTALSILATFRPDDLRKIVLEDNIEALTRVSGIGKKTAQHVFLELKYKLKTDDISSGSMILSGSSPSVLREAVTGLLNLGYAEEEAEKTVREVLSSTPELDVSGALRAALKKLASLSGRR
- the argB gene encoding acetylglutamate kinase, with the translated sequence MKNIQAQAKLLMEFLPYIRKFKGETIVIKYGGHAMTNEALQKAFALNIALLQYVGINVVVVHGGGPQIGKMLEQLNINSTFRQGLRVTDDATMNVVEMVLVGRVNKEIVNALNQSGVKAVGLSGKDGQMIKARKMEMVIHNPAHQAPEIIDLGKVGEVMFIDTKLIHALLRDSYVPVIAPVGGDEEGETYNINADAVAGAVAGALKAKRLLLLTDVAGIMDKDKKLLNSLDISSVLSLFEDGTLQGGMIPKVKCALEALQDGVEKVIITDGRVENGILLELFTDHGVGTELVRKKA
- a CDS encoding glycosyltransferase family protein, translated to MPNNQRKIRLQVYSEIGLKQSLSSGEEAFILRSVSNNNTATKNINIPKAILILGLGDDPKYLETLLNKYHKQNIPIYYIENDDFLKQMSAEYLANIPSYLKRINKEDLEEILQHKTLIIQYQQADTLFPSFWWSIINKIEIYQDNASSFQKTTEKTLFLVSSEKNLLHFELTNAFQNAGFKIIHIEKDCTHLNLKTLIYQHKPSLYFSLNCEGFGTFGEKFFLLRELGVECASWFVDNPWNIITLLKSKFWQELYLFCTDNSLIPDLKKLGTKNITHLPLACDSDIFKAKSENQDSLFKFDKNKDSLKNSFKNHESRLIFVGNSAFPNKVGFFSGLKIPIEIEREAEQFYTNSQGERPDFFWWLKKLNIQLSLNNKNFRLAAFGADNSSALWRMNCINALSLYNPLVYGDSAWKNLLPPSVKVNPPVDYYSQLPTLYKKSMFTLNATSFLLPQGLNQRCFDVWSSGGFLITDYHKGMDIFPSDMVKRISFHKKNEILPLLDSFLENSKLYFELKDEWNALILKEHSYKQRIDCILKQIFD
- the ruvC gene encoding crossover junction endodeoxyribonuclease RuvC, coding for MNKDIKVIGIDPGSQNMGWGIVQESSGVLKLVACGIIRPKAKEFSLRLGEIFSELIEILKLHKVDEASVEDIFTHKNVSSALKLGQARGVAIAACALYKLPVYSFEPRVIKKNLVGNGGAEKSQVSFMVSRLLGVKEDWGVDAGDALAAAICHLNSRRMTLLTKR
- a CDS encoding MATE family efflux transporter, with product MLKKFTNTKTTFNPNQELGLKQIWNLTFPQILMTIFHFGIGFTDVVVAGRISPDVQAVIGIVTQCQFVLIVIATALANASVASISQAIGARLNLRAIRYTGLSLGLGLVFCLLVLPVAIIFQQTFLNLLHVSDQLMPTTKNFWQIYLLALPAHYLLVLSNAVFRAYKAVYLPLITTFIVFLINAFLDLGFGLGWFGLPAFGANAIAWASLISVFAGAVFNFVMLIKLQLFKSESIASWRWNKAALPYLIKVAIPSAGMQLLWQIGYLVLIGITNALPKNSETAMAGMTAGMRVESMLFMPALAFNLTGAVLIGNCLGAGKKLEAKRVGLKILGLGCGTMSSFAAILWFFVPTIAAFVAPDPAVMQECMNYLKFNILSTPFTVASMILTGLLSGAGATIYPFYANSFSIWCVRLPLAYIMGHIIWKNASGVFFAMLISQMVQSSLCLYIFLFKNWTRFAQRGGNKTT
- the ruvB gene encoding Holliday junction branch migration DNA helicase RuvB, encoding MTHSDQGVETSNIHNIDETIRPKRLDDFIGHKALRENLKVYIQAALERGQALDHTIFYGNPGLGKTTLAQIMASELGVNLVSTSGPVLERSGDLAAILTNLGKHDILFVDEIHRMPISVEEVLYPAMEDFKLDLVVGQGPAARTVKIDLEPFTLVGATTRIGLLSSPLRDRFGVIQRLEFYTPDELAKIVTRTARILKVKISPDGALEIGKRSRGTPRIANRLLRRVRDFCAVNGAKKLGVEEASQALERMDVDEIGLDYMDRKMLQVLIEFYNGGPVGLKTLATACSEDVRTLEDIYEPYLIQCGFLQRTPRGRIATPKAYLHLKTGLLK